TGAAAAAAATTAATTAACATTCATAAATATTTAAATACGTAATGGAAATTAGGGTTTATTATTTTTATTTAGAGTTAAAATATTGTTTATTAAAATATTTAAATGTTCCATAAATCCAAAGTTATAAATAACCATTGTTACAACTATTATTATTGCAAGATTTACACCCATAATTTAAAAAATTATAAAACTTTATAATTACCATTATTTAATCTTTTTTGTCATAATCACAAAAATTACACGGGTGAAATCTTATGGCTGATGACTTAACCAAATTACCCGGTGTTGGACAATCAATCGCAGAGAAATTAATAGAAGCAGGATATATTGATTACATGAAAATTGCAACTGCAACAATTGGGGAACTTTCTGAAATTGATGGTATTAGCGAGAAGGCAGCAGCAAAGATAATCGCAGCGGCGAGAGAATACTGCAACATTGGATTTAAATCAGGAGCAGATTTGTTAAATCAGAGGAAAACTGTTTGGAAACTTTCAACTGGAAGTAAAGAATTGGATAACATACTTGATGGGGGATTGGAAAGTCAGTCAGTCACAGAATTTGCTGGAATGTTCGGTTCTGGAAAAACTCAAATAATGCATCAAGCATGCGTAAACTTGCAATGTGAAGATAGAATAATTGCTGACGATAGCATAAAAGATGAAATCTTAGAAAAACCTTTAAAGGCAGTTTATATTGATACTGAGGGGACATTTAGGCCAGAAAGAATTATGCAAATGGCTGAAGCATTGGGTATAGATGGGAAAGATGTTTTAGATAATACATTTGTTGCAAGGGCATACAACTCAGATATGCAAATGCTCTTTGCAGAAAAAATAGAGGATTTAATAAAAGAAGGGCACAACATAAAGTTAGTTGTTGTAGATTCATTGACAAGTACCTTTAGAAATGAATACACTGGAAGAGGAAAATTGGCTGAGAGACAGCAAAAACTTGGTAGACACATGGCAACACTCAATAAATTGGCTGATTTATATAACTGCGTTGTTATTGTAACAAACCAAGTAGCAGCAAGACCTGATGCGTTCTTTGGATCATCAGAGCAAGCAATTGGTGGACACATTGTTGGACACGCAGCAACTTTCAGGATATTCTTAAGGAAGGCAAAAGGAGATAAAAGAGTGGCAAAACTTTACGATTCCCCACACTTACCTGATGCAGAGGCAATGTTTAGAATAACTGAGAAAGGAATCCATGATTAATTTATAATAAATGTGTTAAGTAAAATGGATTTTACATTTTTTAAATATTTTTCATTCAATATTATAAAATTTTAAAAAGATTTTAAAATTATTTTTTATTTTTCTGTTTTTTTGTCTTTTATTTTTATAAATTCATTCTCTGATTTTTGAGTTTATATTTAGTCATAAATTTATTTATATTTGAAAATAATTATAACAATTATGTATATGCTTGTGTATGTAAAAATAGCATAAACGCGGTGAGTGACATGGTAAAAAGACTACTTTTATTATTGCTTGCTTTATTAGTTCCTACAGTATCTGCGACAAATGTTATATTGGTCAGTGACAACCAAGCAGATTACTTAACTGCAACGAACATCGCTTCATTATTTAACGATACAGAAGTTGTTGTAGCACCATGGGGGATTTACAACGAGAGTGTAGTTAATGAGATATTAAAATTAAATCCAGAGCAAGTTATAATCATTGGGGGGCCAGTAGCTGTTCCTGATGAATATGTTGAAAAATTAGAAAATCTTGGCATTAAAGTCGAGAGAATTGCAGGTAAAGACAGATACGAAACAAACAAAGAAGTTATAGAGAAATTCAAAGAAAAATTAAAAGAAAAGAAAGTAGTTGTTGTTCATGGAGATGTTGGGTTTTTAGTAAATATTAGTAAAGACACAATTGTTATATTGACAAATGGGGTGAACTTAACAGTTGATGTAGATGAATTGGAGCCTAAAGAGGTTGAAGTTGTTGAAGATCCAGTAGCAAATTTAACAGGCATTGCAAAGAAATTGGAAAACCATGGACTCAAAGTGAAAATTAATGTTGTTCCTGAGCATGCATTGGAAAAAGTCTTGGAGAACAGAATAAAAGAATTAAAAACAAAAATTAAAGTTTTGAAAAAGCAAGGTGTAGACACTGAGGATTTAGAAGATGAATTGAAAGATCTTGAGGAAATGCTTAAAGAGAAAAATTATGATGACGCGTATAAGTTGATGTTAGAGATTAAAAACAAGGAAATGGTAAAAATAAAACTTAAATTACATGTTCATGGGAAGGGCAATGAAAAATTAAAATTGGAATTAGAGGTAAAACATAAGAAGAAGGGTAAAGAAGATGAAGAAGAAATAGAGAATGAGACCGAAGTAGAACATGAATACGAAAATGGAAGCAAATATGAATACAAATATGAATACGAATATGGAAATGGAACCAAATACAAGTATGAGCATAAATATGAATATGAAGAAAACAAATATGAAAGTGAAGAAGAACATGAAGTTGAAACATCAATCAACAACACATTAGTAAATGAATCCGCAACAATCGATACTACATTAGAGATAGATGATCATGAATTAGAAGAAAGTAATGAAGTGGATACTCACAATGATATAGGCAGCAATGAAGTAGAAATTGAACATGAGTCAGAAACTGAAAATGAAATTAAATGATTAATGTGCATATTTCAAATTTACGCACGGCTATAATTTACTGATAAGATGGTTCTAATTTCTTAAACTTCATAATACTTATCCTTGATAAAAATTTTTATTTTTTAATTTGTAAGAGTTTTTTTGAGTTATTTTTTGATTTTGAGAGTAAATAGGCTGTCGCAAATCTCATGTATTTTGAAATTATTTTATACATTTAGATTTATAAATTTGTTGAGATTTTGATTATTTAAGGTATTAAAATTCTTTTTTATTAATTTTTTCTCAAAATTTTTTCTATTTTTTGATTTTATTTGATTTTTATTTTTTATTTTTGAAAATAAGGGCAATTAGTGAGTCGCACATCTTTATAAATAAACTGCCATATCATAGATTCGAGATGAAAGTTTTATATAGGAGAACGTAGAATAGATATTTCATGTAAAATAAGAAAATTTTGAACTGTTAAAATCAGACCATGGTGGGATTTACGTTTGGAATATAAAATTCTTAATTAAATTGGAAATCAAAATATTTAAATTTTTGAATATACATGATTTAAAATAAGTTAAAAATAGTGGTGTTAGTATAATGGAGCTGTTTTTCTAATGTCTTTTTCAATTTTTTCCATTTCTTTTGCATAGCTAATGGCAATCTTCCTCATAACCTCTTCAATATCAAAAATGCCAATATCCTCCAATCCAATGCCTTCAACATGCTCTGGAATGCCTTTTGAATTAACATTAATCCCCAAATGAATCTTTGCAGAACTTACCCCTCTTGTTGCTATGCAAACAGATAATTTTTTACCGTTGCAGTATAAATCATCCCCTTCCCTATCTAACTTAACCCCAAAACTCTCAATGGTATCTTTAGCAATGCAAATTAAAATCCTCTGCCGCAAATAAATCATTTTCAAATCTGGATTGTCAAAATGCTCAACTATGAAGTGTATGCAGTCATCTCCCTTAATTGGGATTTTAAACTCTCCCTCTTCTTTAACATCTTTCAAATCTTTCATATTTTCTATTTTGACCTCCATTCCTCCCCTAAATGCCACAATACTATCTTTTTGGACATCAAACATATTAAATGCCCACAATGGTTCTATCTCTTTCCCAGTGTATTTTATTCTCCCTTTTGGGAATACAACATTCATAAATCCAACATCTAAAATCTCCGCATGCATTTTATCACCATGGAAGTGGATGATATTCTCTTTTAATAATTGGAATTTCTGAGAAGCAGTCAGATGTTATTCCATTCAAAATAAATCCATCCATTTTCTTTAATTGAACTAAAAGGCAGCCCTTTATTGTAACATTTACATCTGGAGCGTTTTCTTTCATCTTATCAACTAACAGCAATAAGTCCTTTATTCTCCCAACATTTTCCAAGCTGGATATTTTTTCAAGTTCTCTCTTATTTTGCTCGTGGACAATAAGTTGATGAACCATTATCTCATCAACACCAATATCGTTGAGCTTCTTTGCTAACTCAACCAATTCCTGGTCATTGAAATTTGGGATATAAATGGCTCTAACGATTGTGTGCAAATGTTTTGCCGACAGTTCAATATTTTTGAGGACTCTTTCAAATGTATCTACGTTTGTTAATTTTTTATGAGTTTCTGGTTTTGATGCATTTAAACTAATCATTACCAAAT
The sequence above is a segment of the Methanotorris igneus Kol 5 genome. Coding sequences within it:
- the radA gene encoding DNA repair and recombination protein RadA, which gives rise to MADDLTKLPGVGQSIAEKLIEAGYIDYMKIATATIGELSEIDGISEKAAAKIIAAAREYCNIGFKSGADLLNQRKTVWKLSTGSKELDNILDGGLESQSVTEFAGMFGSGKTQIMHQACVNLQCEDRIIADDSIKDEILEKPLKAVYIDTEGTFRPERIMQMAEALGIDGKDVLDNTFVARAYNSDMQMLFAEKIEDLIKEGHNIKLVVVDSLTSTFRNEYTGRGKLAERQQKLGRHMATLNKLADLYNCVVIVTNQVAARPDAFFGSSEQAIGGHIVGHAATFRIFLRKAKGDKRVAKLYDSPHLPDAEAMFRITEKGIHD
- a CDS encoding cell wall-binding repeat-containing protein: MVKRLLLLLLALLVPTVSATNVILVSDNQADYLTATNIASLFNDTEVVVAPWGIYNESVVNEILKLNPEQVIIIGGPVAVPDEYVEKLENLGIKVERIAGKDRYETNKEVIEKFKEKLKEKKVVVVHGDVGFLVNISKDTIVILTNGVNLTVDVDELEPKEVEVVEDPVANLTGIAKKLENHGLKVKINVVPEHALEKVLENRIKELKTKIKVLKKQGVDTEDLEDELKDLEEMLKEKNYDDAYKLMLEIKNKEMVKIKLKLHVHGKGNEKLKLELEVKHKKKGKEDEEEIENETEVEHEYENGSKYEYKYEYEYGNGTKYKYEHKYEYEENKYESEEEHEVETSINNTLVNESATIDTTLEIDDHELEESNEVDTHNDIGSNEVEIEHESETENEIK
- a CDS encoding DUF366 family protein, translated to MHAEILDVGFMNVVFPKGRIKYTGKEIEPLWAFNMFDVQKDSIVAFRGGMEVKIENMKDLKDVKEEGEFKIPIKGDDCIHFIVEHFDNPDLKMIYLRQRILICIAKDTIESFGVKLDREGDDLYCNGKKLSVCIATRGVSSAKIHLGINVNSKGIPEHVEGIGLEDIGIFDIEEVMRKIAISYAKEMEKIEKDIRKTAPLY
- a CDS encoding radical SAM protein, producing the protein MEKIILRSEICDKLEEIVKNLKVVKHCIGCEGLDLNNKDPHHHPTIEITQKCNHNCVFCYSKLTNIKPGIYGNLDNCIAVTISQYGEPLLYPEKVKKGIEYVKSLGLRCDLQTNGVFLNGNLIKEFKDLGLDLVMISLNASKPETHKKLTNVDTFERVLKNIELSAKHLHTIVRAIYIPNFNDQELVELAKKLNDIGVDEIMVHQLIVHEQNKRELEKISSLENVGRIKDLLLLVDKMKENAPDVNVTIKGCLLVQLKKMDGFILNGITSDCFSEIPIIKREYHPLPW